In Rhizobium sp. ZPR4, a genomic segment contains:
- the tsaA gene encoding tRNA (N6-threonylcarbamoyladenosine(37)-N6)-methyltransferase TrmO, giving the protein MVRENEIRENEVAVEPPAASDAGLTFIGRISTPWTSRMETPRQGRHDGPICRIEIFEPWVPALKGVDVFERLEVLYWLDRSRRDLVLQSPASNGKVHGTFSLRSPVRPNPIGTSIVKLEAVEGPVLLVRGLDCLDGTPLLDLKPDRTLFKPIAPPQPGDFQTGDGETAHYCQKRDA; this is encoded by the coding sequence ATGGTTCGGGAAAACGAAATTCGCGAAAACGAGGTGGCTGTCGAACCGCCCGCAGCCTCGGATGCCGGTCTCACATTCATCGGCCGCATCTCCACACCCTGGACATCGCGCATGGAGACGCCACGGCAGGGCAGGCATGACGGCCCGATCTGCCGGATCGAGATCTTCGAACCCTGGGTGCCGGCACTGAAGGGGGTGGATGTCTTCGAGCGGCTGGAAGTTCTCTATTGGCTGGATCGGTCTCGGCGGGACCTCGTGCTGCAAAGCCCGGCCAGCAATGGCAAGGTGCATGGCACCTTCTCGCTGCGCTCACCCGTTCGGCCCAATCCCATTGGTACGTCCATCGTCAAGCTGGAAGCCGTCGAGGGTCCCGTGCTGCTGGTGCGCGGCCTCGATTGCCTGGACGGCACGCCGCTGCTCGATCTGAAGCCGGATCGCACTCTATTCAAACCGATCGCGCCGCCGCAGCCCGGAGATTTCCAGACCGGCGACGGCGAAACCGCGCATTACTGCCAGAAGCGCGATGCTTAG
- a CDS encoding peptide chain release factor 3: MAESLAEAVSRRRTFAIIAHPDAGKTTLTEKLLLFGGAIQLAGEVKAKKDRMQTRSDWMKIERERGISVVTSVMTFEYEGNVFNILDTPGHEDFADDTYRTLTAVDAAVMVIDAAKGIEPRTLKLFEVCRMRDIPIITFINKMDRESRDPFEILDEVEEKLALDTAPITWPIGRSKTFCGSYHIADNTVRGSDTEVEATKVNGPQAVADRLPENERQAFIDETELAIEACRPFDRESFLEGHMTPVFFGSALRNFGVRDLINALGAFAPPPRDQVADIRTVHATDDKMTAFVFKIQANMDPNHRDRIAFARICSGKLERGMKARLSRTGKQLGLTAPQFFFASQRQLADTAYAGDVVGIPNHGTLRIGDTLTEGESLVFQGVPNFSPEILRRVRLEDAMKAKKLKEALQQMAEEGVVQLFSPEDGSPAIVGVVGALQLDVLKERLMAEYGLPVSFEMSRFSVCRWISADQSADLEKFVTARRGDIARDLDGDPVFLAQDGFSLRYEAERYPAIKMVAIKEYHAVKAA, translated from the coding sequence AGCTGCTGCTGTTCGGCGGCGCCATTCAGCTCGCCGGCGAAGTCAAGGCGAAGAAGGATCGCATGCAGACGCGCTCCGACTGGATGAAGATCGAGCGTGAGCGTGGCATCTCGGTCGTCACCTCCGTCATGACCTTCGAATATGAAGGCAATGTCTTCAACATTCTCGATACGCCCGGTCACGAAGACTTCGCCGACGACACCTATCGCACGCTGACGGCTGTCGACGCCGCGGTCATGGTCATCGACGCCGCCAAGGGTATCGAGCCGCGGACGCTGAAGCTGTTCGAAGTCTGCCGTATGCGCGACATCCCGATCATCACCTTCATCAACAAGATGGACCGCGAAAGCCGTGATCCCTTCGAGATTCTCGATGAGGTCGAAGAGAAGCTGGCGCTGGATACGGCGCCGATCACCTGGCCGATCGGCCGCTCCAAGACCTTCTGCGGCTCCTATCATATTGCCGACAACACCGTGCGCGGTTCCGATACCGAGGTCGAGGCGACCAAGGTAAACGGCCCGCAGGCCGTTGCAGACCGGTTGCCGGAAAACGAGCGTCAGGCCTTCATCGACGAGACGGAACTGGCGATCGAGGCCTGCCGTCCTTTCGACCGGGAATCCTTCCTCGAAGGTCACATGACGCCGGTCTTCTTCGGCTCGGCGCTGCGCAACTTCGGTGTTCGCGATCTCATCAATGCGCTCGGCGCATTCGCGCCGCCGCCGCGCGACCAGGTCGCCGATATCAGAACGGTTCACGCCACCGACGACAAGATGACGGCCTTCGTCTTCAAGATCCAGGCCAACATGGACCCGAACCACCGCGACCGCATCGCCTTTGCCCGCATCTGCTCCGGCAAGCTGGAGCGCGGCATGAAGGCGCGGCTGTCGCGCACCGGCAAGCAGCTCGGTCTCACAGCGCCGCAGTTCTTCTTCGCCTCGCAGCGCCAGCTCGCCGATACCGCCTATGCCGGCGATGTCGTCGGCATCCCGAACCATGGAACGCTGCGCATCGGTGATACGTTGACGGAAGGCGAATCCCTCGTCTTCCAGGGCGTGCCGAACTTCTCACCGGAAATCCTGCGCCGCGTTCGTCTCGAAGATGCGATGAAGGCAAAGAAGCTCAAGGAAGCGCTGCAGCAGATGGCCGAAGAAGGCGTCGTGCAGCTCTTCTCGCCGGAAGACGGGTCTCCCGCCATCGTCGGCGTGGTTGGCGCGCTGCAGCTCGACGTGTTGAAGGAGCGGCTGATGGCCGAATATGGCCTGCCGGTTTCCTTCGAAATGTCGCGCTTCTCCGTCTGCCGCTGGATCTCGGCTGACCAGTCCGCCGACCTCGAAAAGTTCGTCACCGCACGTCGTGGTGATATCGCCCGCGATCTCGACGGCGATCCGGTCTTCCTCGCACAGGACGGCTTCTCGCTGCGCTACGAGGCCGAACGTTACCCGGCTATCAAGATGGTCGCCATCAAGGAATATCACGCCGTCAAGGCGGCCTGA
- a CDS encoding choline ABC transporter substrate-binding protein translates to MSATGRLAAGALLSVLSFAGIARADGDSCKTIHMSDPGWTDITSTNGVTGVLLTALGYEPDIKTLSVPIGYQAMKTGEIDVFLGNWMPAQKAFVDDLNKAKAAEVLNRNLEGAKFTLAVPTYAADKGIKDFADLQKHGDDFGRKIYGIEPGAPANANIQKMIDANDFGLKGWELVESSEQAMLSQVERASKDKQAIVFLAWAPHPMNERFKIAYLSGGDAYFGANYGGAEVYTLARTGWSAQCPNAAKLFHNLTFDIGMENSLMGSILGGDSAKDAATAWLKAHPDALTPWLAGVTTIDGKPGLDAVKAAIGL, encoded by the coding sequence ATGTCTGCAACGGGTCGGCTGGCCGCCGGCGCTCTTCTTTCCGTCCTTTCCTTTGCCGGCATCGCCCGGGCCGATGGCGATAGCTGCAAGACCATCCATATGTCGGACCCCGGCTGGACCGACATCACCTCGACCAACGGCGTGACCGGCGTATTACTGACCGCGCTCGGCTACGAGCCAGATATCAAGACCCTCTCCGTGCCGATTGGCTACCAGGCCATGAAGACGGGCGAGATCGATGTCTTCCTCGGCAACTGGATGCCGGCGCAAAAGGCTTTCGTTGACGATCTCAACAAGGCGAAGGCAGCCGAGGTGTTGAACCGCAATCTTGAGGGAGCGAAGTTCACGCTCGCTGTCCCGACCTATGCCGCTGACAAGGGCATCAAAGACTTCGCAGATCTGCAGAAACATGGCGACGATTTCGGCCGCAAGATCTATGGCATCGAGCCGGGTGCGCCGGCCAATGCCAATATCCAGAAGATGATCGACGCCAACGATTTTGGCCTGAAGGGCTGGGAGCTGGTGGAATCGAGCGAGCAGGCCATGCTGTCGCAGGTCGAGCGCGCCTCGAAGGACAAGCAGGCGATCGTCTTCCTCGCCTGGGCGCCGCATCCGATGAACGAGCGGTTCAAGATCGCCTATCTCTCCGGCGGCGACGCCTATTTCGGCGCGAATTACGGCGGCGCCGAAGTCTATACGCTGGCGCGCACCGGCTGGTCGGCGCAATGCCCGAATGCCGCCAAGCTCTTCCATAACCTGACCTTCGACATCGGCATGGAAAATTCGCTGATGGGTTCGATCCTCGGCGGCGACAGCGCCAAGGATGCGGCGACCGCCTGGTTGAAGGCGCATCCGGATGCCTTGACGCCCTGGCTTGCCGGCGTCACCACTATCGACGGCAAGCCCGGCCTCGACGCCGTCAAAGCCGCCATCGGCCTCTGA
- a CDS encoding nuclear transport factor 2 family protein yields MTTMSFTKKEAPQWLLAFWREIDDKTFGEGFDCLAEDATCNLGIADWKGRETIRQNLRAFIDTGFTALHDVTEYWDAGSLKVFRGTVTMTPNDRTQPVVKPVMTHFFYMDEADPTKVRHWYGSVGPVAFS; encoded by the coding sequence ATGACGACCATGTCATTCACCAAGAAAGAAGCCCCGCAATGGCTGCTCGCCTTCTGGCGGGAAATCGACGACAAGACCTTCGGCGAAGGCTTTGATTGCCTGGCGGAAGACGCCACATGCAATCTCGGCATTGCCGACTGGAAGGGGCGCGAGACCATTCGCCAGAACCTGCGCGCCTTCATCGATACCGGCTTCACGGCATTGCACGATGTCACCGAATATTGGGACGCCGGATCGCTGAAAGTGTTCAGAGGAACCGTGACCATGACCCCTAATGACCGCACCCAGCCGGTGGTCAAACCGGTCATGACGCATTTCTTCTACATGGACGAGGCAGACCCGACGAAAGTACGCCATTGGTACGGCTCGGTCGGGCCGGTCGCTTTCTCATAA
- a CDS encoding helix-turn-helix transcriptional regulator: MSSLRAEPRLSNELGPQLRAWRDTRGKSQLELSLDTGISQRQISFIESGRSTPGRQNVLRLADALDVPFRERNTLLLAAGYAPIYSEGSFDDQEMQGVSNALKRMLLQHEPFPAIVMDRYWNVLMTNNATLRFFGHFTDMDARPKPRNLLHLMFDPLGMRPFIPDWEKTAESLMGRVFRESVGRVIDARTKELIDSLLAYPDVNAEWQTSPAIENAPVIPLSFVKDGHVLEFFSLVTTVGTPQMITTQELRVECMFPLDDATETCYAALMNAAEG; encoded by the coding sequence ATGAGTTCCCTTCGCGCCGAACCGAGATTGTCGAACGAGCTCGGACCGCAGCTGCGCGCATGGCGCGACACACGCGGCAAGAGCCAGCTCGAGCTCTCCCTCGATACCGGCATTTCGCAGCGGCAGATCAGCTTTATCGAAAGCGGCAGGAGTACGCCCGGCCGCCAGAATGTCCTGCGGCTCGCCGATGCCCTGGACGTGCCGTTCCGCGAGCGCAACACGCTGCTACTCGCCGCCGGCTATGCGCCGATCTACTCCGAAGGAAGCTTTGACGATCAGGAGATGCAGGGCGTCAGCAACGCACTCAAGCGCATGCTGCTTCAGCACGAGCCCTTCCCCGCCATCGTGATGGACCGCTACTGGAATGTCCTGATGACCAACAATGCGACGCTGCGCTTCTTCGGTCACTTCACCGATATGGACGCACGCCCGAAGCCGCGCAATCTCCTGCATCTGATGTTCGATCCGTTAGGCATGCGGCCCTTCATTCCGGATTGGGAGAAGACGGCCGAAAGCCTTATGGGGCGTGTTTTCCGCGAGTCGGTCGGTCGCGTCATCGACGCACGGACGAAGGAGCTTATCGATAGCCTGCTCGCCTACCCTGACGTGAACGCCGAATGGCAGACATCGCCGGCGATCGAGAATGCGCCAGTGATCCCCCTGTCCTTCGTGAAGGACGGGCATGTTCTGGAATTCTTCTCACTGGTGACGACAGTCGGAACGCCGCAGATGATCACGACCCAGGAGTTGCGGGTCGAATGCATGTTTCCGCTCGATGACGCCACGGAGACATGTTACGCCGCGCTGATGAACGCAGCCGAAGGGTGA
- a CDS encoding iron ABC transporter substrate-binding protein yields the protein MIRFLAVLALAFVGLMPVAAEARIITDAAGRTVSVPDKINRILVAGPPATALVYVLAPEKLVGWVHAPDDAAKAYLLPSVRALPTIGRLTGKDGTISAQAVIDAKPDIILDAGTVDPTYKALADKVQSQTHIPYVLVDGSFARTADTLRDLGALIGVKDRADKLADYADSAIKDLNEKLATLPNDPRPRVYYGRGADGLETGLSGSINLEILDAVGTMNVAAAAGKGGLTKVTPQQVVGWNPDIIIAENPSFAASVKSDPQWAAIKAVKDGKIFVPPSLPFGWFDSPPGVNRLLGVRWMEKLLYPKLFRSDFADDVKQFYKLFYQVDLTDDQLTTLLKGLK from the coding sequence ATGATAAGATTTCTTGCGGTTCTTGCTCTGGCCTTTGTTGGCCTGATGCCGGTCGCAGCCGAGGCGCGAATCATCACCGATGCGGCTGGACGCACGGTGTCGGTGCCGGACAAGATCAACCGCATTCTGGTGGCCGGGCCGCCGGCAACCGCGTTGGTCTACGTGCTGGCGCCTGAAAAGCTGGTGGGCTGGGTTCACGCGCCCGATGACGCCGCCAAGGCCTATCTGCTGCCATCGGTGCGGGCGCTGCCCACCATCGGGCGCCTGACGGGCAAGGACGGCACGATCAGCGCGCAGGCGGTCATCGATGCCAAGCCTGACATCATCCTCGATGCCGGCACGGTCGACCCAACCTACAAGGCTCTGGCCGACAAGGTGCAGTCTCAAACGCATATCCCCTATGTCCTGGTCGATGGCAGCTTTGCCCGCACCGCCGATACGCTTCGCGATCTCGGCGCCCTGATCGGCGTCAAGGATCGCGCCGACAAACTTGCCGACTACGCCGATTCGGCGATCAAGGATCTGAACGAAAAGCTGGCGACGCTGCCGAACGATCCGCGCCCGCGCGTTTATTACGGCCGCGGCGCCGATGGTCTGGAAACCGGGCTCTCCGGCTCTATCAACCTCGAAATTCTCGATGCCGTGGGCACGATGAATGTCGCCGCTGCCGCCGGCAAAGGTGGGCTCACCAAGGTCACGCCGCAGCAGGTCGTCGGTTGGAATCCGGATATCATCATCGCCGAGAACCCCAGTTTCGCGGCTTCGGTAAAGAGCGATCCACAATGGGCTGCGATCAAAGCCGTCAAGGATGGCAAGATCTTCGTGCCGCCATCCTTGCCCTTCGGCTGGTTCGATTCCCCACCCGGCGTCAATCGGCTGCTCGGCGTGCGCTGGATGGAGAAGCTGCTCTATCCGAAGCTCTTCCGCAGCGACTTTGCCGATGACGTGAAGCAGTTCTACAAGCTGTTCTATCAGGTCGATCTGACCGATGATCAGCTGACGACCCTGCTGAAGGGCCTGAAGTAA
- the betC gene encoding choline-sulfatase, with translation MSRPNILILMVDQFNGTFFPDGPADFLHAPVLKALAKRSVRFANSYTASPLCAPARASFMSGQLPSRTRVYDNAAEFCSDIPTFAHHLRAAGYQTALSGKMHFVGPDQMHGFEERLTTDIYPADFGWTPDYTKPGERIDWWYHNLGSVTGAGTAEITNQMEYDDEVAYHATRKLYDLSRRQDERPWCLTVSFTHPHDPYVARRRFWDLYEDCPALDPEVGEIPFDQQDPHSQRLMKACDHTAFDITPEQIRRARRGYFANISYVDEKIGEILETLERGRMADNTIILFVSDHGDMLGERGLWFKMNFFEGSARVPLMIAAPGWQPKRIDQPVSTLDVTPTLAALAGIDIASLRRWTDGEDLTPLALGTGGRSPVPMEYAAEGSEAPLVALRDGHYKLTLCEKDPPMLFNIAEDPKELNNLASDPAYAETLNRLTAQAMTRWNLASFDAAVRESQARRWVVYTALRNGAYYPWDYQPLQKASERYMRNHMDLNVLEENQRFPRGE, from the coding sequence ATGTCCCGCCCGAATATCCTCATCCTCATGGTCGATCAGTTCAACGGGACATTCTTTCCCGACGGCCCGGCCGATTTCCTGCATGCGCCGGTCCTGAAGGCGCTGGCGAAGCGCTCCGTGCGCTTTGCCAATAGCTATACGGCAAGCCCGCTCTGTGCGCCGGCGCGCGCCTCCTTCATGTCCGGGCAACTGCCGAGCCGCACCCGCGTCTACGACAATGCCGCCGAATTCTGCTCGGACATTCCGACCTTTGCCCATCACCTTCGCGCCGCCGGCTATCAAACGGCGCTGTCGGGCAAGATGCACTTCGTCGGCCCGGACCAGATGCACGGCTTCGAGGAGCGCCTGACGACGGACATTTATCCCGCCGATTTCGGCTGGACGCCCGACTATACCAAGCCCGGCGAGCGCATCGACTGGTGGTATCACAATCTCGGCTCGGTGACCGGCGCGGGCACTGCCGAGATCACCAACCAGATGGAGTATGACGACGAGGTCGCCTATCATGCGACCCGCAAGCTCTACGACCTCTCCCGCCGCCAAGACGAACGGCCTTGGTGCCTGACCGTCAGCTTCACGCATCCGCACGACCCCTATGTCGCGCGCCGCCGTTTCTGGGATCTCTATGAGGATTGCCCGGCGCTCGACCCTGAGGTTGGCGAGATTCCCTTCGATCAGCAGGACCCGCATTCGCAGCGGCTGATGAAGGCGTGCGACCACACCGCTTTCGACATCACGCCGGAGCAGATCCGCCGGGCGCGGCGCGGCTATTTCGCCAACATCTCCTATGTCGACGAAAAGATCGGCGAGATTCTCGAAACGCTCGAGCGCGGCCGTATGGCCGACAACACTATCATCCTCTTCGTCTCCGACCATGGCGACATGCTCGGCGAGCGCGGGCTCTGGTTCAAGATGAACTTCTTCGAGGGCTCGGCTCGCGTGCCGCTGATGATCGCAGCCCCCGGCTGGCAGCCGAAGCGGATCGACCAGCCGGTTTCGACGCTGGACGTGACGCCGACGCTAGCCGCCCTTGCCGGCATCGACATTGCCTCGCTGCGTCGCTGGACCGATGGCGAGGACCTGACGCCGCTGGCTCTTGGAACCGGAGGCCGGAGTCCCGTGCCGATGGAATATGCCGCGGAGGGCTCCGAAGCGCCGCTCGTTGCCTTACGCGACGGCCACTACAAGCTGACCCTTTGCGAGAAGGACCCGCCGATGCTCTTCAATATCGCCGAGGACCCGAAGGAGCTTAATAACCTGGCCAGTGACCCGGCCTATGCGGAAACGCTGAACCGGCTGACGGCGCAGGCCATGACACGCTGGAACCTTGCAAGCTTCGACGCTGCCGTGCGCGAAAGCCAGGCACGGCGATGGGTTGTTTACACCGCCCTGCGTAACGGCGCCTATTATCCCTGGGACTACCAGCCACTGCAGAAGGCCTCGGAGCGCTACATGCGCAACCACATGGATCTCAACGTGCTGGAGGAGAACCAGCGGTTTCCGCGCGGGGAATAG
- a CDS encoding molybdopterin-binding protein, giving the protein MKISARNRLKGKVVEVTKGATTAHVRIDIGNGSIVTSSITNEAVDELGLTVGSSAYAVIKASDVMVAVD; this is encoded by the coding sequence ATGAAAATCAGCGCAAGAAACCGCCTCAAAGGCAAGGTCGTCGAAGTCACCAAGGGTGCGACGACCGCGCATGTCCGCATCGATATCGGCAACGGCTCGATCGTGACTTCCTCGATCACCAACGAGGCCGTCGACGAGCTGGGCTTGACGGTAGGATCTTCGGCCTATGCCGTCATCAAGGCATCCGACGTCATGGTCGCTGTCGACTAA